The Methylomicrobium agile genome has a segment encoding these proteins:
- the cydB gene encoding cytochrome d ubiquinol oxidase subunit II: MLDFEILRLIWWGILVFLVCGFAVLDGFDFGIGILLPFVGKTDDERRVMLNTIGPTWEGSQTWLITLGGISFGAWSIVYAAFFSGLYTGLLVLLFALFLRPVGFDYRSKLPDPRWRNAWDWALFVGGLVPATVLSLAAGNLIVGLPFQLTDELRSVYSGGFWDLFRPFPLLCAATGVALFTLHGAVFLHWRTEGALAERALRVIRRSSPLFAAGFVLAGVWVGLDVDGYRIVSPIDTSIAANPLAKTVVKAPGLWLNNYRLFPWLAAAPAVVLAGSWLVVKCSAGNRHGSAFVVSSLMVIGAVVTAGGSMFPFIMPSNTHPHSSLTVWDASSSQYTLQLLLAATAVLMPIVLAYTIWVYRVLRGKVTVEHIRGNEHTLY; encoded by the coding sequence ATGCTTGATTTCGAAATTTTGCGGCTGATCTGGTGGGGCATTCTGGTCTTTCTGGTGTGCGGCTTCGCGGTTCTGGACGGTTTCGACTTCGGCATCGGCATCCTGCTGCCGTTCGTCGGCAAGACCGACGACGAACGCCGGGTTATGCTGAATACGATCGGGCCAACCTGGGAAGGCAGCCAGACCTGGCTGATCACCCTGGGCGGCATCAGTTTCGGCGCCTGGTCGATCGTATACGCGGCATTTTTCTCGGGGCTTTATACCGGCTTGCTGGTGCTGCTGTTCGCGTTGTTTTTGCGCCCGGTCGGGTTCGACTACCGGAGCAAGCTGCCGGATCCGCGCTGGCGCAATGCCTGGGACTGGGCCTTGTTCGTCGGCGGCCTGGTGCCGGCGACGGTACTGAGCCTCGCGGCCGGCAACCTGATCGTGGGCCTGCCGTTCCAGCTCACCGATGAACTGCGATCGGTTTACTCGGGCGGCTTCTGGGACTTGTTCCGGCCTTTTCCGCTGCTGTGCGCCGCCACCGGCGTCGCCCTGTTCACGTTGCACGGGGCGGTGTTTTTGCACTGGCGCACCGAAGGCGCACTGGCGGAGCGCGCGCTGCGGGTGATCCGCCGGAGCAGCCCGCTATTCGCGGCCGGTTTCGTACTGGCCGGCGTCTGGGTCGGACTCGACGTGGATGGCTACCGGATCGTTTCGCCGATCGACACCTCCATAGCCGCAAACCCCTTGGCCAAAACGGTCGTCAAGGCGCCGGGCCTATGGCTGAACAATTACCGCCTCTTTCCCTGGCTGGCCGCGGCGCCTGCAGTCGTACTGGCCGGTTCCTGGCTGGTCGTCAAGTGCAGCGCGGGAAACCGTCACGGGTCGGCATTCGTGGTCAGCAGCCTGATGGTGATCGGCGCGGTCGTGACGGCGGGCGGTTCGATGTTTCCGTTCATCATGCCGTCGAACACCCATCCGCACAGCAGCCTGACGGTCTGGGACGCAAGTTCGAGCCAGTACACGCTGCAATTGCTGCTGGCCGCCACGGCAGTGCTGATGCCGATCGTGCTGGCTTATACGATCTGGGTATACCGGGTATTGCGCGGCAAGGTGACGGTGGAGCACATCCGCGGCAACGAACATACGCTTTATTAG
- a CDS encoding cytochrome ubiquinol oxidase subunit I: protein MIVDEVVELSRLQFALTAMYHFLFVPLTLGLSFLLAIMESVYVMTGRLIYKDMTRFWGKLFAINFAMGIMTGITLEFQFGTNWAYYSHYVGDIFGVPLAIEGMMAFFLESTFVGLFFFGWDKLGKLQHLCTTWLLALGTSLSALWILIANAWMQHPVGAAFNYDRMRMELSSFEDLFFSPVAQVKFVHTVAAGYVTGSMFVLGISAYYLLKDRDSAFARRSFRIAAGFGLASVLSVIVLGDESGYTVGEVQKVKLAAIEAEWETEKPPASFTLIGFPNEETMHTDYAVKFPWVMGLIATRSVDEPVLGLKEILNTNRERIKNGIIAYENLQIIRQDKNNAAAKALFETHKADLGYGLLLKRYAPNVVDATEEQIETATRRSVPKVAPIFWSFRIMVFCGVAMLFIFAAAFYFNAKHTAHAQRWLLRLAFYGIPLPWIASELGWVVAEYGRQPWTIAEILPTHLSSSSLSAEQLYLSLAGFGFFYTVLLVIELLLMVKYIRQGPSSLHTGRYHFEREQGHA from the coding sequence ATGATTGTCGATGAGGTCGTCGAACTGTCGCGGCTGCAATTCGCGCTGACCGCAATGTATCATTTTCTATTCGTGCCGTTGACGCTCGGGCTATCGTTTTTGCTGGCGATCATGGAGTCGGTCTATGTGATGACCGGCCGGCTGATTTACAAGGACATGACCCGCTTCTGGGGCAAGCTGTTCGCGATCAATTTCGCGATGGGCATAATGACCGGCATTACGCTCGAATTTCAATTCGGCACCAACTGGGCTTATTACTCGCACTATGTCGGCGATATTTTCGGCGTGCCGCTGGCGATCGAAGGCATGATGGCGTTCTTCCTCGAATCGACCTTCGTGGGTTTGTTCTTCTTCGGCTGGGACAAGCTCGGCAAATTGCAGCATTTGTGCACGACCTGGCTGTTGGCCCTGGGCACCAGCCTGTCGGCACTGTGGATTCTGATCGCGAACGCCTGGATGCAGCATCCGGTCGGTGCCGCCTTCAACTACGACAGGATGCGGATGGAGCTGAGCAGTTTCGAAGATCTGTTTTTCAGCCCGGTCGCGCAGGTCAAGTTCGTGCATACGGTGGCGGCGGGTTATGTGACCGGCTCGATGTTCGTGCTCGGGATCAGCGCTTATTACCTGCTGAAAGACCGCGACAGCGCCTTTGCGCGGCGCTCGTTCCGGATCGCGGCCGGCTTCGGCCTGGCCTCGGTACTGTCGGTGATCGTGCTCGGCGACGAAAGCGGCTATACGGTCGGCGAAGTGCAAAAAGTCAAGCTCGCCGCGATCGAAGCCGAGTGGGAAACCGAAAAGCCGCCGGCATCGTTCACGCTGATCGGTTTTCCGAACGAGGAAACGATGCACACCGACTACGCGGTCAAATTTCCCTGGGTGATGGGCCTGATCGCCACGCGCTCGGTCGACGAGCCGGTACTCGGACTAAAGGAGATACTGAATACGAATCGCGAACGGATCAAGAACGGAATCATTGCGTACGAAAACCTGCAGATCATCCGCCAGGATAAAAACAACGCCGCCGCCAAAGCGCTTTTCGAGACTCATAAGGCCGATCTCGGCTACGGCTTGTTGCTGAAACGCTATGCGCCGAACGTCGTCGATGCGACAGAGGAGCAGATCGAAACCGCGACCCGCCGGTCGGTGCCGAAAGTCGCGCCGATTTTCTGGAGTTTCCGGATCATGGTGTTTTGTGGCGTCGCGATGCTGTTCATCTTCGCGGCGGCATTTTATTTCAATGCCAAACACACCGCGCATGCCCAACGCTGGCTGCTGCGCTTGGCGTTTTACGGCATTCCGCTGCCGTGGATCGCTTCCGAACTGGGCTGGGTGGTGGCCGAATACGGCCGGCAGCCCTGGACCATCGCCGAAATTCTGCCGACCCATCTGAGCAGTTCGAGCCTCAGTGCCGAGCAACTGTATCTGAGCCTGGCGGGTTTCGGGTTTTTCTATACGGTGCTGCTGGTCATCGAATTGTTACTGATGGTCAAATACATCCGCCAGGGACCGAGTAGCCTGCATACCGGCCGCTATCATTTTGAACGGGAGCAAGGCCATGCTTGA
- the cydP gene encoding cytochrome oxidase putative small subunit CydP codes for MPKLQGLFRRRKKPDGSGNADLARDLSIALCIKFCLLGILWWAFFAGKKVPVDAGSVAQALLNPSMNRLQEKP; via the coding sequence ATGCCGAAACTTCAGGGGTTATTTCGCCGCCGTAAAAAACCGGACGGCTCCGGCAATGCCGATTTGGCGCGCGATCTTTCGATAGCGCTATGTATCAAATTTTGTTTGCTGGGCATTTTATGGTGGGCTTTTTTCGCGGGGAAGAAAGTTCCGGTTGATGCGGGCAGCGTAGCGCAAGCCCTGCTGAATCCTTCAATGAACCGTTTACAGGAGAAACCCTGA
- a CDS encoding DUF2721 domain-containing protein: protein MDALANNIPPVAHAIQQAVAPVFLLTGIGSILSVLAGRLGRVVDRYRLLNKMEGDALRQHHDEMRTLSQRALWNHWAISLCTVSALCICLSIAALFIGAELRADLSGTVALLFVAAMLTLIGGLLCFLREIALATGVIEVRKL, encoded by the coding sequence GTGGATGCCCTAGCCAACAATATCCCCCCCGTTGCCCATGCGATTCAGCAAGCCGTTGCCCCGGTCTTTCTGCTGACCGGCATCGGCTCGATCTTGAGCGTGCTTGCCGGACGTCTCGGCCGGGTGGTGGACCGTTACCGTCTGCTGAACAAAATGGAAGGCGATGCGCTGCGGCAGCACCATGACGAGATGCGCACCTTGTCGCAGCGGGCGCTCTGGAACCATTGGGCAATCTCCTTATGCACCGTCTCGGCCCTGTGCATCTGCCTGTCGATCGCGGCGCTGTTCATCGGCGCCGAGTTGCGCGCGGATCTGTCGGGTACGGTGGCACTGCTTTTCGTCGCGGCGATGCTAACGCTGATCGGCGGCCTGTTGTGTTTTCTTCGCGAGATCGCGTTGGCAACCGGGGTGATTGAGGTTCGGAAGCTTTAG
- a CDS encoding pirin family protein has protein sequence MKKLHRIVRKGQFHWVGDGFPVRTLFSYATPDAEVSPFLLLDYAGPAEFPPASKPRGVGFHPHRGFETVTILYQGEVEHRDTAGNGGLIGPGEVQWMTAAKGLMHQEMHSAAFTRQGGTFEAIQLWVNLPAQYKQVDPHYQAIAKAQIPEVRLDGKGSLIRVIAGSYQDVKGPADTYTPVNLWDLRLSAGQTLALDLPENYTTILLALHGCLQINREAMLNEAELAFFENRGDRIELNAVSDSILLVMNGEPIAEPIAGYGPFVMNTQEEIRQAMADFNYR, from the coding sequence ATGAAAAAGCTTCATCGAATCGTCAGAAAAGGCCAGTTTCACTGGGTCGGCGACGGATTTCCGGTGCGGACGCTGTTCTCTTACGCGACGCCCGACGCCGAGGTCAGCCCGTTTTTGCTGCTGGACTATGCCGGTCCCGCCGAATTTCCTCCCGCATCCAAACCCCGAGGCGTGGGATTCCATCCGCATCGCGGTTTCGAAACGGTCACGATCCTGTACCAGGGCGAGGTCGAACACCGCGACACCGCCGGCAATGGCGGTTTGATCGGCCCCGGCGAGGTGCAGTGGATGACCGCGGCAAAAGGGCTGATGCACCAGGAAATGCACTCGGCCGCGTTTACCCGGCAGGGAGGAACCTTCGAAGCGATACAGCTCTGGGTGAATTTGCCCGCCCAATACAAGCAAGTGGACCCGCATTATCAGGCGATCGCGAAGGCGCAGATTCCGGAAGTCAGGCTGGACGGGAAAGGCAGCCTGATCAGGGTGATCGCCGGCAGCTATCAGGACGTAAAAGGCCCGGCCGATACTTACACGCCGGTCAATTTATGGGACCTCAGACTGTCGGCCGGACAAACTCTCGCCCTCGACCTGCCCGAAAACTACACGACGATCCTGCTTGCTCTGCACGGGTGCCTGCAAATCAACCGCGAAGCCATGCTGAACGAGGCGGAACTGGCCTTTTTCGAAAACCGGGGCGACCGTATCGAGCTGAACGCGGTTTCGGATTCGATACTGCTGGTGATGAACGGCGAGCCGATCGCCGAACCGATCGCGGGTTACGGACCGTTCGTAATGAATACCCAGGAGGAAATCCGGCAGGCGATGGCGGATTTCAATTACCGGTAA
- a CDS encoding cytochrome c — MRLAVVMNRSFATLFAAGAALCIGLAAIPQIEAADMSRGAYLAKAGDCISCHTAGPEAAPYAGGLPIESPVGIIYSTNITPDPVHGIGRYTLDDFTRAVRDGIAKDGRRLYPAMPYTSFTALSDEDIRALYDYFMHEVGPVSSAPPETRLPFPFNQRVGLFFWDLAFVEHARFKPNEKRSAEWNRGAYLVQSLGHCGACHTPRGFAFQEKAYSEASPHYLSGAVINHWYASNLRGDPASGLGRWREADIVEFLRVGHGGGAMAFGSMTDVVENSMQYLRDDDLKAIALYLKSLPARGEDASYRPEGPEVAVKLAALQRGEVERPGAGLYASFCAKCHRLTGEGKPGHTPKLAGNSLVLADNPTSLIRLLLEGAEPPKTVATPKPHKMPGFAAKFTDGQIAEVLSFIRSSWGNAASPVTTRQVATLRRALRKTP, encoded by the coding sequence GTGCGGCTCGCCGTCGTGATGAACCGGTCATTCGCAACCCTCTTCGCCGCCGGCGCGGCCCTGTGCATCGGGCTGGCGGCGATCCCTCAGATCGAAGCGGCGGACATGAGCCGGGGCGCCTATCTGGCCAAGGCCGGCGACTGTATTTCCTGCCATACGGCCGGGCCGGAGGCGGCGCCTTACGCGGGCGGGCTGCCGATCGAATCGCCTGTCGGAATCATTTATTCGACCAATATCACCCCGGATCCGGTCCACGGCATCGGCCGCTATACGCTGGACGATTTCACGCGCGCGGTCCGCGACGGGATCGCCAAAGACGGCAGGAGGCTCTACCCCGCGATGCCTTACACATCCTTTACCGCGCTCAGCGATGAAGACATCCGTGCGCTTTACGATTATTTCATGCATGAAGTCGGCCCGGTCAGCTCCGCGCCGCCGGAAACCCGGCTGCCTTTCCCGTTTAACCAGCGCGTCGGCCTGTTTTTCTGGGATTTGGCTTTCGTCGAGCACGCACGCTTCAAGCCGAATGAAAAACGGAGTGCGGAGTGGAACCGCGGTGCCTATCTGGTGCAGTCGCTCGGCCATTGCGGCGCCTGCCATACGCCGCGCGGGTTCGCCTTTCAGGAAAAAGCCTATTCGGAAGCCTCGCCGCATTATTTGAGCGGTGCCGTGATCAACCACTGGTATGCGTCGAACCTCCGGGGAGACCCGGCCTCCGGACTCGGACGCTGGCGGGAAGCGGACATCGTGGAATTTCTGCGGGTCGGACATGGCGGAGGCGCGATGGCGTTCGGCAGCATGACCGACGTGGTCGAAAACAGCATGCAGTATCTGCGCGACGACGACTTGAAAGCGATCGCTCTTTATTTGAAGTCGCTTCCCGCCCGCGGCGAAGACGCCTCGTATCGGCCCGAGGGGCCGGAGGTCGCGGTCAAGCTCGCGGCGTTACAACGCGGCGAAGTCGAACGGCCGGGCGCGGGCCTCTATGCGTCGTTTTGCGCCAAATGCCACCGGCTCACGGGGGAAGGGAAGCCCGGTCATACTCCGAAACTGGCCGGAAATTCGCTCGTGCTGGCCGACAACCCGACCTCGCTGATCCGGCTGCTGCTCGAAGGCGCCGAGCCCCCGAAAACCGTGGCCACACCGAAACCCCATAAAATGCCGGGGTTCGCCGCGAAATTTACCGACGGGCAAATAGCCGAAGTGCTGAGTTTCATCCGCAGCAGTTGGGGTAATGCCGCTTCGCCGGTCACGACCCGCCAGGTGGCGACTTTGCGCCGTGCCTTGCGGAAAACGCCCTGA
- a CDS encoding cytochrome c oxidase subunit 3 — MAEALTTSEKPLPIGSAGKRSGGWWGVMALIATEGALFGYLLFSYFYLASQTERHWPPEGLPRLLVPGINTVILLSSSVFVWAGERCLRLRQPRRSLAAMVAASLLGAGFVAIQLGEWHNKPYGLASSLYGSLYFTITGFHLLHVAVGLVMLALLAIWIALGYFDHRRHAAVTIGGLYWHFVDAVWLFVFSALYLFPYLG; from the coding sequence GTGGCTGAGGCGCTGACGACGTCGGAAAAACCGTTGCCGATCGGCAGCGCGGGCAAACGCTCGGGCGGCTGGTGGGGCGTGATGGCGCTGATCGCAACCGAAGGTGCGCTGTTCGGCTACCTGCTGTTTTCTTACTTCTATCTGGCGTCTCAAACCGAGCGGCACTGGCCGCCGGAAGGGTTGCCGAGGCTGCTGGTGCCGGGGATCAATACCGTCATTTTATTGTCCAGCAGCGTCTTCGTTTGGGCAGGCGAACGCTGCTTGCGGTTGAGACAGCCGCGCCGTAGCTTGGCGGCGATGGTCGCCGCGTCGCTGCTCGGTGCAGGCTTCGTGGCGATCCAACTGGGCGAATGGCACAACAAACCCTACGGCCTGGCGTCGAGTTTGTACGGCTCGCTGTATTTCACGATCACCGGCTTTCATCTGCTGCACGTAGCGGTAGGGCTCGTCATGCTGGCGCTGCTTGCGATCTGGATCGCGCTCGGTTATTTCGATCACCGGCGCCATGCCGCGGTCACGATCGGCGGCCTGTACTGGCACTTTGTCGATGCGGTCTGGCTGTTCGTGTTTTCCGCCTTATATCTCTTTCCGTATTTGGGTTAG
- the ctaD gene encoding cytochrome c oxidase subunit I, translating to MKDAVETPPDRTLARIPEVGSAPIGSDAERYLSELWESPPGWRGWLSTVDHKEIGLRYLVTSFIFLLIGGVEALIMRVQLAGPDRHLLTPEQYNQLFTMHGITMIFLYALPVLSGFSNYLWPLMLGSRDMAFPRLNALSYWLFLFAGLFLYASFPLGEGANAGWFNYVPLSGPEYNTGPNIDVYALGMVLLGISTTVGAVNFIVTLFRMRAPGMSIDKVPILVWGTLTASVANLFAVPSVSLAFFLLWLDRQNGTHFFDPLNGGKPMLWQHLFWMFGHPWVYVIVLPAMGIVSDALPTFCRRPLVGYAAVALSTMATMLLGFGVWIHHMFATGLPALAISFFGATSLAISIPSAVAVFAWIATIWLGRPVFQTPFLFFAGFVLLFVIGGLSGVMTAAVPLDLQLNDTYFVVAHLHYVLLGINVFPVIGGVYYWFPKFCGRMMNETWGKWSFWVLFIGFNLGFFPMHVAGLLGMPRRIYTYAPNMGWNTVNLITSIGSFVFAAGVLIFLANIAVSLKRGALAPQNPWDAPTLEWAVPSPPPPYNFAVIPLIASRHPLWEDRLDAAEGRSNLQTGYLLMDGRETLGTTALDAVPDVILKMPDDTYAPFFLALFSSLGFAGLLLDWNRFTFLMTAAAGLSLVAWMWPRQKLVQRVPGVSRVTEAGRG from the coding sequence ATGAAGGACGCAGTCGAAACCCCACCCGATCGCACGCTCGCACGCATCCCCGAAGTCGGCAGCGCTCCGATCGGCTCGGACGCGGAAAGATACCTCTCCGAACTGTGGGAATCGCCCCCCGGCTGGCGCGGCTGGCTGTCGACGGTCGACCATAAGGAAATCGGCCTGCGCTACCTGGTCACTTCGTTTATTTTTTTGCTGATCGGCGGGGTTGAAGCGCTGATCATGCGCGTGCAGCTCGCCGGGCCGGACCGGCACCTGTTGACCCCGGAACAGTACAACCAGCTCTTCACGATGCACGGCATTACGATGATTTTCCTGTACGCGCTGCCGGTGCTGTCCGGGTTTTCCAATTACCTGTGGCCGCTGATGCTGGGCTCGCGCGACATGGCGTTTCCGCGCCTGAATGCGCTTTCTTATTGGCTGTTCCTGTTCGCCGGCCTCTTTCTCTACGCCAGCTTTCCGTTAGGGGAAGGGGCCAATGCCGGCTGGTTCAACTATGTGCCGCTGTCCGGCCCGGAATATAACACCGGCCCGAATATCGACGTGTATGCGCTCGGCATGGTGCTGCTCGGCATTTCGACGACGGTCGGCGCGGTCAATTTCATCGTCACGCTGTTCCGGATGCGCGCGCCCGGCATGTCGATCGACAAGGTGCCGATCCTGGTCTGGGGCACGCTGACCGCGTCGGTCGCCAACCTGTTCGCGGTGCCTTCGGTCAGCCTCGCTTTTTTCCTGTTATGGCTGGACCGGCAGAACGGCACGCATTTCTTCGATCCGCTGAACGGCGGCAAGCCGATGCTCTGGCAGCACCTGTTCTGGATGTTCGGCCATCCCTGGGTCTACGTGATCGTGCTGCCCGCGATGGGGATCGTTTCGGATGCGCTGCCGACGTTCTGCCGGCGCCCGCTGGTCGGCTATGCGGCGGTGGCGTTGTCGACGATGGCGACGATGCTGCTCGGTTTCGGCGTGTGGATTCACCACATGTTCGCGACCGGCCTGCCGGCGCTGGCGATCTCGTTTTTCGGCGCGACCAGTCTGGCGATTTCGATCCCGAGCGCGGTCGCGGTATTCGCCTGGATCGCGACGATCTGGCTCGGGCGGCCGGTATTCCAGACGCCGTTTCTGTTTTTTGCCGGGTTCGTCCTGTTGTTCGTGATAGGCGGCCTTTCCGGCGTGATGACGGCGGCGGTACCGCTGGATTTACAGCTGAACGATACCTATTTCGTGGTGGCACATCTGCATTACGTGTTGCTCGGCATCAACGTGTTTCCGGTCATCGGCGGCGTCTATTACTGGTTCCCGAAATTCTGCGGCCGGATGATGAACGAAACCTGGGGAAAATGGAGCTTCTGGGTGCTGTTCATCGGCTTCAATCTCGGCTTCTTTCCGATGCATGTGGCCGGCCTGTTGGGCATGCCGCGGCGGATCTATACCTATGCCCCGAACATGGGCTGGAACACCGTCAACCTGATCACTTCGATCGGCTCGTTCGTGTTTGCGGCCGGCGTTCTGATCTTTCTGGCCAACATTGCCGTCAGCCTGAAGCGCGGCGCCCTGGCCCCGCAGAATCCTTGGGACGCGCCCACCCTGGAATGGGCAGTGCCTTCTCCACCGCCGCCTTACAATTTTGCGGTGATTCCTTTGATCGCCAGCCGGCATCCGTTATGGGAGGACCGGCTCGATGCCGCGGAAGGCCGTTCGAATCTTCAGACAGGCTATTTATTGATGGACGGGCGGGAAACGCTCGGAACGACGGCGCTCGACGCGGTTCCGGACGTGATTCTGAAAATGCCGGACGATACTTATGCGCCGTTTTTCCTGGCATTGTTCAGCTCCTTGGGATTCGCGGGCCTGCTGCTGGACTGGAACCGATTTACTTTTCTGATGACGGCTGCCGCCGGCCTGTCGCTGGTCGCCTGGATGTGGCCCAGGCAAAAACTGGTCCAGCGGGTGCCGGGCGTTAGCCGTGTAACGGAGGCGGGCCGTGGCTGA
- a CDS encoding cytochrome c oxidase subunit II: MHDSGSEYRHCVAAGSAFFPLAFGGMPDMAMAAEAAPLNYFLHSDGPASLPTMHLGWVFTAVVVAVLAIIALLLAGALFRKRTLAAPRTVGRENEGMRWIYIGTGLSTAALFALAVYMLITLDKVAQPTQTPALAVTVTAYDWWWKVEYDDDDPSRRFVTANEIHIPVGRPVRVRLQSADVIHAFWAPRLAGKTQMIPGLQNRQWLQADAEGIYRGQCVQFCGLQHAHMGFEIVAQSPVAFQAWQDAQRKAAAPASEPDAAAGRKFFIEQCAGCHSVRGTDAGGKHAPDLTHLNSRRMLAAGLLTNTAEHRIEWITRVQALKPGARMPAFALTPGETAALSAFLSTLD, translated from the coding sequence ATGCACGATTCAGGATCCGAATATCGACATTGCGTTGCGGCCGGGAGCGCTTTTTTTCCGCTTGCCTTTGGAGGTATGCCGGACATGGCGATGGCGGCCGAAGCCGCGCCGCTGAACTATTTTCTGCATAGCGATGGCCCGGCCTCCCTGCCCACGATGCACCTCGGATGGGTGTTTACGGCCGTCGTGGTCGCGGTTTTGGCGATTATCGCGCTGCTGCTGGCGGGCGCCTTGTTTCGCAAACGCACGCTGGCGGCCCCTCGGACGGTCGGCCGCGAAAACGAGGGCATGCGCTGGATCTACATCGGCACCGGCCTGTCCACCGCGGCGCTGTTCGCGCTCGCCGTCTATATGCTGATCACGCTGGATAAGGTCGCCCAACCTACGCAAACCCCGGCATTGGCGGTGACAGTCACCGCTTACGACTGGTGGTGGAAGGTCGAATACGACGATGACGACCCCAGCCGCCGCTTTGTCACCGCGAACGAAATCCATATTCCGGTCGGCCGGCCCGTGCGGGTCAGACTGCAAAGCGCCGATGTGATTCATGCGTTTTGGGCGCCGCGGCTGGCCGGAAAAACGCAAATGATTCCCGGCCTGCAAAACCGGCAATGGCTCCAGGCCGACGCCGAAGGCATTTATCGCGGGCAATGCGTGCAGTTTTGCGGCCTGCAGCATGCGCACATGGGGTTCGAAATCGTCGCGCAAAGCCCGGTCGCTTTCCAGGCATGGCAGGACGCCCAGCGCAAAGCGGCCGCACCCGCTTCAGAGCCCGATGCCGCCGCCGGCCGGAAGTTTTTTATCGAGCAGTGCGCCGGCTGCCATTCGGTACGCGGCACTGATGCGGGAGGCAAGCATGCGCCCGATTTGACGCATCTGAACTCCCGCCGAATGCTGGCGGCGGGATTGTTGACCAATACGGCCGAACACCGGATCGAATGGATCACCCGTGTCCAGGCTCTCAAGCCGGGCGCCCGCATGCCCGCTTTCGCGCTGACACCCGGCGAAACGGCCGCATTGTCGGCATTTTTATCGACCCTCGATTAG